One genomic region from Cardiocondyla obscurior isolate alpha-2009 linkage group LG01, Cobs3.1, whole genome shotgun sequence encodes:
- the LOC139108466 gene encoding golgin subfamily A member 6-like protein 22 has product MTTAIFYAKNRTVRREVNNKEGERKEKAVEVWWDEECRRSKRKVKEELEKWREGGGSGNEYKKSKKEYKKLCDRKKEEEKRKWEKEVEQAKTKGDVWKIVNKGRKERRGVDEKIEIREWKEYFRGVLGGIEWRVGGEVERSKEEDEEKEMEREEFEKVIKKLKKGKAAGSDDIENEIWREEGEEVKEELWEICKRVWKGEGFPEEWREGIVVPVLKKGKGEKVKEYRGATLTQTGYKVYASVLEGKIREEVEEKKIVPQSQAGFRRYMGTLDQIYVLNQLINRRIGGKEGKLVIAFIDMKEAVIYVVYVERLIVIM; this is encoded by the exons ATGACTACCGCTATCTTTTACGCGAAAAATCGTACCG TAAGAAGAGAAGTGAATAATAAGGAAggggaaaggaaggaaaaagcgGTAGAGGTTTGGTGGGACGAAGAATGCAGAAGAAGTAAAAGGAAGGTTAAAGAGGAACTGGAAAAATGGAGAGAGGGTGGAGGGAGTGGGAATGAATATAAGAAAAGTAAGAAGGAGTATAAGAAGCTATGtgacagaaagaaagaggaagagaaaaggaaatgggaaaaggaggtggagCAGGCAAAGACAAAAGGAGATGTATGGAAAATAGTAAacaaaggaaggaaggaaaggagggGGGTGGATGAGAAGATAGAAATAAGAGAATGGAAAGAATACTTCAGGGGGGTATTGGGAGGAATAGAGTGGAGAGTGGGAGGGGAAGTAGAGAGAAGTAAGGAGGAAGATGAGGAAAAGGAGATGGAAAGAGAGGAGTTCgaaaaggtaataaaaaagctgaaaaaaggaaaggcaGCAGGGAGTGACGACATTGAAAATGAGATATGGAGagaagagggagaggaggTGAAAGAAGAGTTATGGGAAATATGCAAAAGGGTGTGGAAAGGGGAAGGGTTTCCAGAAGAGTGGAGGGAAGGGATAGTTGTGCCAGTcttaaagaaaggaaaaggagaaaaagtgaaagaatACAGAGGGGCGACACTGACACAAACAGGGTATAAAGTGTATGCGTCGGTTTTAGAgggaaaaataagagaagaagtggaagagaaaaaaatagttccaCAGAGTCAGGCAGGATTCAGGAGATACATGGGAACGTTGGatcaaatttatgttttaaaccAGCTGATAAATAGAAGAATAGGGGGAAAGGAGGGGAAGCTAGTAATAGCTTTTATTGATATGAAGGAAGCTGTAATATATGTAGTATATGTAGAACGGTTAATAGTTATTATGTAG